The following proteins come from a genomic window of Bos mutus isolate GX-2022 chromosome 23, NWIPB_WYAK_1.1, whole genome shotgun sequence:
- the ZNF165 gene encoding zinc finger protein 165 isoform X2 — MPKLDIYEKMESQKIVSGRISEFVSEGSAEPQDICKSAGKIKRQQEKDSGESQKSSSAQDAAFIKILTHKNTLRGEIISHDGCERNLNLNSNEFTHQKSCKHSTCDQSFKWNSDFIKHQRIYAGEKIHPYGKSLKNPNLIKHAAVFTGEKTHQCNECGKAFRHSSKLIRHQRIHTGERPYECNECGKGFGGSSDLIRHQRIHTGERPFECKECGRAFSLNSHLILHQRIHTREKPYECSECGKTFRVSSHLIRHLRTHTGEKPYECSECGRAFSQSSHLSQHQRIHKRENLFM; from the coding sequence ATGCCAAAGCTGGACATTTATGAGAAAATGGAATCGCAGAAAATTGTATCAGGAAGAATTTCAGAATTTGTGTCAGAAGGATCTGCTGAGCCTCAAGACATCTGTAAGTCTGCAGGCAAGATAAAGAGGCAGCAGGAAAAAGACTCAGGGGAGTCTCAGAAATCATCATCTGCTCAGGATGCTGCTTTCATTAAAATCCTCACCCACAAAAATACACTTAGAGGCGAAATAATAAGCCATGATGGCTGTGAGAGAAACTTAAATCTGAACTCAAATGAATTTACACACCAAAAATCTTGTAAACACAGTACCTGTGACCAAAGTTTCAAATGGAATTCAGATTTTATTAAGCATCAGAGAATTTATGCTGGAGAAAAAATTCACCCATATGGGAAGTCTCTCAAGAACCCAAACCTTATTAAACATGCAGCAGTTTTCACTGGCGAGAAGACCCATCAGTGTAATGAGTGTGGAAAAGCTTTCAGACACAGCTCAAAGCTCATTAGGCATCAGAGAATCCACACTGGAGAGAGACCCTATGAATGTAATGAGTGTGGAAAAGGCTTTGGGGGGAGCTCAGATCTTATTAGACACCAGAGGATTCACACTGGGGAGAGACCCTTTGAATGCAAAGAATGTGGGAGAGCATTCAGCCTGAACTCACATCTTATCctgcatcagagaattcataccagggagaaaccctatgaatgtagtGAATGTGGGAAAACCTTCAGAGTGAGCTCACACCTTATTCGACACTTGAGAacccacactggagagaaaccctatgaatgcaGTGAGTGTGGAAGAGCCTTCAGTCAGAGCTCACACCTTAGtcaacatcagagaattcacaaGAGGGAAAACCTATTCATGTAA
- the ZNF165 gene encoding zinc finger protein 165 isoform X1 — protein sequence MATESKKATAQNLQEDEGLLIVKMEEEDFVWRQGACLQRNDPLRQELCRRLFRQFCYQDSPGPRDALSQLRQLCCQWLKPETQTKEQILELLILEQFLAILPGDLQAWVRERYPESGEEAVTLLEDLERGTDEAVLQIPVCGHGQEPFRRKVASPGPALSVPFQPVDTTALHGSSEPQLLLDCDNKSENSESMPKLDIYEKMESQKIVSGRISEFVSEGSAEPQDICKSAGKIKRQQEKDSGESQKSSSAQDAAFIKILTHKNTLRGEIISHDGCERNLNLNSNEFTHQKSCKHSTCDQSFKWNSDFIKHQRIYAGEKIHPYGKSLKNPNLIKHAAVFTGEKTHQCNECGKAFRHSSKLIRHQRIHTGERPYECNECGKGFGGSSDLIRHQRIHTGERPFECKECGRAFSLNSHLILHQRIHTREKPYECSECGKTFRVSSHLIRHLRTHTGEKPYECSECGRAFSQSSHLSQHQRIHKRENLFM from the exons ATGGCAACTGAATCAAAGAAAGCTACAGCTCAGAACCTTCAGGAGGATGAAGGACTTCTGATAGTGAAGATGGAAGAGGAAGATTTTGTCTGGAGGCAGGGTGCTTGCTTACAGAGGAATGATCCCCTCAGGCAGGAGCTCTGCCGGCGGCTGTTCCGGCAGTTCTGCTACCAGGATTCTCCCGGGCCCCGAGACGCACTGAGCCAGCTCCGGCAGCTCTGCTGTCAGTGGCTGAAGCCAGAAACCCAGACCAAGGAGCAGATCCTGGAGCTGCTAATTCTGGAACAGTTCCTGGCTATCCTGCCAGGGGATCTGCAGGCTTGGGTGCGTGAACGTTATCCAGAGAGTGGAGAGGAAGCAGTGACCCTACTGGAAGATTTAGAGAGAGGCACTGATGAAGCTGTACTCCAG ATTCCAGTCTGTGGACATGGACAAGAACCATTCAGGAGAAAAGTGGCATCTCCTGGGCCAGCACTTAGTGTCCCGTTCCAGCCAGTGGACACCACGGCCCTTCATGGTTCTTCAGAACCCCAGCTCCTACTGGACTGTG atAACAAGAGTGAAAACAGTGAATCCATGCCAAAGCTGGACATTTATGAGAAAATGGAATCGCAGAAAATTGTATCAGGAAGAATTTCAGAATTTGTGTCAGAAGGATCTGCTGAGCCTCAAGACATCTGTAAGTCTGCAGGCAAGATAAAGAGGCAGCAGGAAAAAGACTCAGGGGAGTCTCAGAAATCATCATCTGCTCAGGATGCTGCTTTCATTAAAATCCTCACCCACAAAAATACACTTAGAGGCGAAATAATAAGCCATGATGGCTGTGAGAGAAACTTAAATCTGAACTCAAATGAATTTACACACCAAAAATCTTGTAAACACAGTACCTGTGACCAAAGTTTCAAATGGAATTCAGATTTTATTAAGCATCAGAGAATTTATGCTGGAGAAAAAATTCACCCATATGGGAAGTCTCTCAAGAACCCAAACCTTATTAAACATGCAGCAGTTTTCACTGGCGAGAAGACCCATCAGTGTAATGAGTGTGGAAAAGCTTTCAGACACAGCTCAAAGCTCATTAGGCATCAGAGAATCCACACTGGAGAGAGACCCTATGAATGTAATGAGTGTGGAAAAGGCTTTGGGGGGAGCTCAGATCTTATTAGACACCAGAGGATTCACACTGGGGAGAGACCCTTTGAATGCAAAGAATGTGGGAGAGCATTCAGCCTGAACTCACATCTTATCctgcatcagagaattcataccagggagaaaccctatgaatgtagtGAATGTGGGAAAACCTTCAGAGTGAGCTCACACCTTATTCGACACTTGAGAacccacactggagagaaaccctatgaatgcaGTGAGTGTGGAAGAGCCTTCAGTCAGAGCTCACACCTTAGtcaacatcagagaattcacaaGAGGGAAAACCTATTCATGTAA